The Mycoplasma sp. 1654_15 genome contains a region encoding:
- a CDS encoding nicotinate phosphoribosyltransferase: MDNIKKYISDYFFRTEEVIKKYNPDAIVVLQFFQRKENTMLAGMKEALKLLEDHTDTSKYKIRYLEDGSIIQPREVVLELEGHYQDFGVFEGMIDGILARSSSIATNAHRCIQAANGKEIIYMADRADHYINQHIDGLAAEVAGIKTHSTEAGARKNLEDIFGSIPHALIQSFEGDLVKALECYHELFPELDLIALVDFNNDVITDSLKVLKRFGKKLFGVRVDTSSAVQDKMFKDGENQFGVTVEQIKRLRKALDEHGGKHVKIIVSSGFNAKKIAEFEAQNAPVDSYGVGEYMLEIKVHFSADATMINNKKIAKFGRGYSFNPKLKEYKNDKR, from the coding sequence ATGGACAATATTAAAAAATATATATCAGATTATTTTTTTAGAACTGAAGAAGTAATTAAAAAATACAATCCAGATGCAATTGTAGTTTTACAATTTTTTCAAAGAAAAGAAAACACAATGCTTGCTGGTATGAAAGAAGCCTTAAAACTTTTAGAAGATCATACAGATACAAGTAAGTACAAAATCAGATATTTAGAAGACGGAAGTATAATTCAGCCTAGAGAAGTTGTGTTGGAATTAGAAGGACATTATCAAGACTTTGGTGTTTTTGAAGGAATGATAGATGGAATTTTAGCTAGATCATCTTCAATAGCAACTAATGCACACAGATGTATTCAAGCAGCTAATGGAAAAGAAATAATTTATATGGCAGATCGTGCTGATCACTATATAAATCAACATATTGATGGACTAGCAGCTGAAGTAGCCGGAATAAAAACACATAGTACAGAAGCTGGAGCAAGAAAGAACTTAGAAGATATTTTTGGATCAATTCCACATGCACTTATTCAATCTTTTGAAGGAGATTTAGTAAAAGCGCTTGAATGTTATCATGAACTATTTCCTGAACTTGATTTAATTGCTCTGGTTGATTTTAATAATGATGTAATTACAGATTCTTTAAAAGTATTAAAACGTTTTGGTAAAAAACTTTTCGGAGTGAGAGTAGATACATCATCAGCTGTACAGGATAAAATGTTTAAAGACGGAGAAAACCAATTTGGTGTTACTGTAGAGCAAATCAAAAGACTAAGAAAAGCTTTAGATGAACACGGTGGAAAACATGTAAAAATTATTGTTTCATCTGGTTTTAATGCTAAAAAAATTGCAGAATTTGAAGCACAAAATGCTCCAGTTGATTCATACGGTGTTGGAGAATATATGCTTGAAATTAAAGTTCATTTTAGCGCTGATGCAACAATGATTAACAACAAAAAAATAGCTAAATTTGGACGTGGATATAGCTTTAATCCAAAACTAAAAGAATACAAAAATGATAAAAGATAA
- a CDS encoding tRNA1(Val) (adenine(37)-N6)-methyltransferase translates to MIKDKNVVKNSLGFDSNLFVYQDKTMFNYSVDTIMLGNFISLSKKTKNLLEIGTNNAALAIFVAERDKDLKIDAIDIEPKAIDLAKKNVILNKKEAQINLIAQDFNDFWKEHTKAQKRKYDLIFTNPPYYKLGTKNIKNNISEQVKKAIYEISINLEQIILGSSKIIQQKGILSMVLPTERFVDAIELLRKYKFEPKKIQFIFARIDTKPSFVLIESAFAATWGTHYLPNLYLHPKNKKLHVYRKEIKKLYKPIKRK, encoded by the coding sequence ATGATAAAAGATAAAAATGTAGTTAAAAACTCTTTGGGTTTTGATTCAAATTTATTCGTATATCAAGATAAAACAATGTTTAATTACTCAGTAGATACAATAATGCTGGGAAATTTTATAAGTTTAAGTAAAAAAACCAAAAACTTATTAGAAATCGGAACTAATAATGCAGCTCTTGCAATTTTTGTTGCTGAACGAGATAAAGATTTGAAAATCGATGCAATAGATATAGAGCCAAAAGCAATAGACTTAGCAAAAAAAAATGTAATTTTGAACAAAAAAGAAGCACAAATTAACTTAATTGCTCAAGATTTTAATGATTTTTGAAAAGAACATACAAAAGCACAAAAAAGAAAGTATGACCTAATTTTTACCAATCCTCCATATTACAAATTAGGTACAAAAAACATTAAAAACAACATAAGTGAACAAGTAAAAAAAGCCATATACGAAATAAGTATTAATTTGGAACAAATAATTTTAGGTTCTTCTAAAATAATTCAACAAAAAGGTATTTTATCTATGGTTTTACCTACAGAAAGATTTGTTGACGCAATCGAGTTATTAAGAAAATATAAATTTGAACCAAAAAAAATTCAATTTATTTTTGCCAGAATAGATACCAAACCTTCTTTTGTTTTAATTGAATCAGCATTTGCAGCAACTTGAGGAACCCACTATTTACCTAATTTATATTTACATCCTAAAAATAAGAAATTACATGTTTATCGTAAAGAAATAAAAAAACTCTATAAACCTATAAAAAGGAAGTAA
- the metG gene encoding methionine--tRNA ligase, whose amino-acid sequence MKKTFYVTTPIYYASGDLHIGHLYTTTLAWVIKRYKQLVGFDTKMLTGSDEHGLKIQQKAEQNNLKPQVFVDQVVKKFEDLWNKLDIDYDYFIRTTSEKHKKIVAQIFEKMLQKGLIYKGKYSGWYSVSDEEFLTPTQAVVKNGKYYHPVSDNLLEYFEQETYFFDMKKFAPWLQAYWKENDKFVINKKIQNELEKNFLEKGLEDLSVTRPDLEWGIKVTSDPKHTIYVWLDALFNYISALNFDLENDQDYQKYWKNGDQILHIVGKEITRFHCIYWPIFLKSLDIKLPTSILSHGWIITNEGKMSKSKGNVIDPIKLLEQYDKEVIKLFFASQIPVGSDGIFDQENLTLFYNSALANNFGNLITRTITMIFKNFARPVRYKKEELLEEDKQIFQAIIETKNNYIKHFDNYELDKAFKEVFSLSKKLNGYIDITKPWSETNKNRLEVILNTLINGIYAVNTLLSVCLKNTSQKVLKLLKLDKNDILEIENFSKFDNLFLDKAEVIFERMK is encoded by the coding sequence ATGAAGAAAACTTTTTATGTAACCACTCCAATTTATTACGCTTCAGGTGATTTACATATTGGGCATTTATACACGACTACACTAGCTTGAGTTATTAAAAGATATAAACAATTAGTTGGTTTTGATACCAAGATGTTAACAGGCTCAGATGAACATGGATTAAAAATTCAACAAAAAGCAGAACAAAATAATTTAAAACCACAAGTTTTTGTTGATCAAGTAGTTAAAAAATTTGAAGATTTATGAAATAAACTTGATATTGATTATGATTATTTTATAAGAACAACTTCTGAAAAACATAAAAAAATAGTGGCTCAAATTTTTGAAAAAATGCTCCAAAAAGGCTTGATTTATAAAGGAAAATATAGTGGTTGATACTCAGTAAGCGACGAGGAATTTTTAACTCCAACACAAGCTGTAGTAAAAAATGGAAAATACTATCATCCTGTAAGTGATAATTTATTAGAATATTTTGAACAAGAAACTTACTTTTTTGATATGAAAAAGTTTGCTCCTTGATTACAAGCTTATTGAAAAGAAAATGATAAATTTGTAATTAATAAAAAAATCCAAAACGAGTTAGAAAAAAACTTTTTAGAAAAGGGATTAGAAGATCTTTCAGTAACTAGACCTGATCTTGAATGAGGAATAAAAGTTACATCAGATCCAAAACATACAATTTATGTTTGATTAGATGCTTTATTTAATTACATCAGTGCACTTAATTTCGATTTAGAAAATGATCAAGATTATCAAAAATACTGAAAAAACGGGGATCAAATCCTTCATATTGTAGGAAAAGAAATAACTAGATTTCACTGTATTTATTGACCAATATTTTTAAAATCCTTAGATATAAAATTACCAACTTCAATTTTATCTCATGGTTGAATTATCACAAATGAAGGTAAAATGTCCAAATCTAAAGGAAATGTTATCGATCCTATTAAATTACTAGAACAATATGATAAAGAAGTTATTAAACTCTTTTTTGCTAGTCAAATTCCTGTTGGTTCCGATGGTATTTTCGATCAAGAAAATTTAACTTTATTTTATAATTCAGCACTTGCTAATAATTTTGGTAATTTAATTACAAGAACAATTACTATGATATTCAAAAACTTCGCTAGACCTGTAAGATACAAAAAAGAAGAACTTTTAGAAGAAGATAAACAAATTTTTCAAGCAATAATCGAAACCAAAAATAATTATATTAAACACTTTGATAACTATGAATTAGACAAAGCATTTAAAGAAGTGTTTTCTTTATCAAAAAAACTAAATGGTTATATTGATATAACTAAGCCTTGATCTGAAACAAATAAAAATAGATTAGAAGTTATTTTAAATACTTTAATTAATGGAATTTATGCAGTTAATACTTTATTATCTGTATGTTTAAAAAACACTTCGCAAAAAGTTTTAAAGCTTTTAAAACTTGACAAAAATGATATACTCGAAATTGAAAATTTTTCTAAATTTGATAATTTATTTTTAGATAAAGCTGAAGTTATTTTTGAGAGAATGAAATAA
- a CDS encoding type I restriction-modification system subunit M — MSKNKNIQIETNKTLTKQELGNKIWEAANEMRGSLEITEYKNFLLELIFYKTISQRFEEWFLKYNGSIEDIQWLNDDYYEDENSIKSPYSKNEYEEIKESANKNLGYFIQHQYLYSSWMKDNARNFSASLLNRSINSFDSNLRGKSENLFENIFKTLSDELYKLSTNEAEQTKKLKKLIEIIKDIPVKKGQYDILGFVYEYLIGKFASSAGKKGGEFYTPHEISLLMAEIVAFHLKHKDNIKIYDPTSGSGSLLLNIGEVFQKFNKKKHSVTYYAQEINESTYKLTKMNLILHGVNVSEIHARNADTLKQDWPIDKINSTEPLRVDSVVSNPPYSLKWDTENAESDKRFRSYAVAPKAKADFAFLLHDLYHISPDGIVAIVLPHGVLFRGGNEKIIRERLIENAEIDSIIGLPSDIFYGTSISTIIVILKRKTNDEKNQILFVDASKLFVKEGNKNKLEISHIKKIADTVNNKIELKDFSRLVDVSEIRENDYNLNISRYLDNFKKEEKFDLYSTIYGNVSETELEEFNEFFTKFPDIKNQLLEPTEKQGYYLFKDPENIQETIFNSSSVQSYLTSYDTLGKRIYNLFKTNFTNWDLLKKLNKIELEKLIINFVFNQLEEISFLDKYDIFQILMNSSLVINNYLEYFEFNKFSDKTDEEILDFIKSTAQIIEKERIVSKKTKLKEAVIVKELESWDHEIIHPDMISSIFLAVKLKQRQEYEEQINQIVDEIESIVESISDEDKTDMYFDFKEKDDVWKISIQKIKKEAKKLKSEQIEDNSLESWILQIDELENNRKNINNLIKDLNQELILQTYNTFKTLTNEQVIEILISNWTNPIINDLKSKSKKIILDFVFRFENLHKKYEDVLENINSEIKENEANLATLLTELDANQSDSIAINKLIKILK, encoded by the coding sequence ATGTCAAAAAACAAAAATATTCAAATAGAAACTAACAAAACACTTACTAAACAAGAACTTGGAAACAAAATTTGAGAAGCTGCTAATGAAATGAGAGGTTCATTAGAAATTACAGAGTATAAAAATTTCTTACTTGAACTTATTTTTTATAAAACTATTTCACAAAGATTTGAAGAATGATTTTTAAAATATAACGGAAGTATCGAAGACATTCAATGACTAAACGATGATTATTATGAAGATGAAAATTCAATTAAAAGTCCTTATTCTAAAAATGAATATGAAGAAATAAAAGAATCTGCAAATAAAAATTTAGGATATTTTATCCAGCATCAGTATTTATATTCTTCTTGAATGAAGGATAATGCAAGAAATTTTTCAGCAAGTTTACTAAATCGCTCAATTAACTCTTTTGATTCAAACTTAAGAGGAAAAAGTGAAAATTTATTTGAAAATATTTTTAAAACATTATCTGATGAGTTATACAAATTAAGTACAAACGAAGCAGAACAAACTAAAAAGTTAAAAAAGCTAATTGAAATTATCAAAGATATTCCTGTTAAAAAAGGACAATATGATATTTTAGGTTTTGTTTATGAATATTTAATAGGTAAATTTGCATCGTCTGCAGGAAAAAAAGGAGGTGAATTTTATACTCCTCACGAAATTTCTTTATTAATGGCAGAAATAGTAGCTTTTCACTTAAAACACAAAGACAATATTAAAATTTACGATCCAACTTCAGGTTCTGGTTCATTACTTTTAAATATAGGTGAAGTTTTTCAAAAATTTAATAAAAAGAAACACTCAGTCACCTACTATGCACAAGAAATTAATGAATCTACATACAAATTGACAAAAATGAATTTAATTTTGCACGGAGTTAATGTTTCTGAAATTCATGCAAGAAATGCTGACACTTTAAAACAAGATTGACCAATTGACAAAATAAATTCAACAGAACCTTTAAGAGTAGATTCTGTCGTTTCTAATCCTCCTTATTCATTAAAATGAGATACAGAAAATGCTGAATCTGATAAAAGATTTAGAAGCTATGCAGTAGCGCCTAAAGCTAAAGCTGACTTTGCTTTTTTACTACATGATTTATACCATATTAGTCCAGACGGAATTGTTGCTATAGTTTTACCTCATGGAGTTTTATTTAGAGGTGGAAATGAAAAAATAATAAGAGAAAGATTAATCGAAAACGCAGAAATTGATTCTATTATCGGACTACCATCAGATATTTTTTATGGTACTTCAATTTCAACAATAATTGTTATTTTAAAAAGAAAAACTAATGACGAAAAAAATCAAATATTATTTGTTGATGCTTCAAAATTGTTTGTAAAAGAAGGAAATAAAAACAAATTAGAAATTTCGCATATCAAAAAAATAGCTGATACTGTAAATAATAAAATTGAATTAAAAGACTTTTCAAGATTAGTAGATGTAAGTGAAATAAGAGAAAATGACTACAACTTAAATATTTCTAGATACTTAGATAATTTCAAAAAAGAAGAAAAATTTGATTTATATTCTACTATCTATGGAAATGTATCAGAGACAGAATTAGAAGAATTTAATGAATTTTTTACAAAGTTTCCAGATATTAAAAATCAATTATTAGAACCTACAGAAAAACAAGGTTATTATCTATTTAAAGATCCAGAAAATATTCAAGAAACAATATTTAATTCTTCTTCAGTTCAAAGTTATTTAACTTCCTATGATACATTAGGGAAAAGAATATATAATCTATTTAAAACAAATTTTACTAATTGAGATTTATTAAAAAAACTAAATAAAATCGAATTAGAAAAATTAATTATTAATTTTGTTTTTAATCAATTAGAAGAAATTAGCTTTTTAGATAAATATGATATTTTTCAAATTTTAATGAATTCATCTCTTGTTATAAATAATTATTTAGAATATTTTGAATTTAATAAATTTTCAGACAAAACAGATGAAGAAATTTTGGATTTTATTAAATCAACAGCACAGATAATAGAAAAAGAAAGAATAGTTTCTAAAAAAACCAAATTAAAAGAAGCAGTAATTGTTAAAGAACTAGAATCTTGAGATCATGAAATTATTCATCCTGATATGATTAGTTCAATATTTTTAGCTGTTAAATTAAAACAAAGACAAGAATATGAAGAACAAATTAATCAAATTGTAGATGAAATTGAATCAATTGTTGAGTCCATAAGTGATGAAGATAAAACAGATATGTACTTTGATTTTAAAGAAAAAGATGATGTTTGAAAGATTAGTATTCAAAAAATAAAAAAAGAAGCTAAAAAACTAAAAAGCGAACAAATTGAAGATAATTCTCTCGAGTCATGAATCTTACAAATAGATGAATTAGAAAATAATAGAAAAAATATCAATAATTTAATAAAAGACTTAAATCAAGAATTAATTTTGCAAACTTATAATACTTTTAAAACATTAACAAATGAACAAGTTATAGAAATTTTAATTTCTAATTGAACCAATCCTATAATAAATGATCTAAAATCTAAATCTAAAAAAATAATCTTAGATTTTGTTTTTAGATTTGAAAATTTACACAAAAAATATGAAGATGTTTTAGAAAATATAAACAGTGAAATAAAAGAAAATGAAGCAAATTTAGCTACTTTATTAACTGAACTCGATGCAAATCAATCAGATTCTATAGCTATAAATAAACTTATAAAAATTTTGAAATAA
- a CDS encoding type I restriction enzyme subunit R domain-containing protein: MLYKPEENEAKFEEKLISLLKHYGWENRDLTLKQTTNQFNNSELNDVLKKYSDNVLKRKDEQSLIENWKEIIYFRNRGELKSIPLSDSEMEQILDKVNKRNTVGLKNQFIINGEVSITRDAGTAETNPDYGKTKYLNIFSKTDVNQGKTIYQIAQQVVDKRANKRFDIVLLINGIPVIQIELKGKNNYAIDALGQIRSYHKAGVYKQGIFSLIQMFVAMDENEMFYTSNKNNADDIVNKDFIFKWTDEKNEKITYWKDIVQSFLNIPTSHNLIGIYSASDDKDIKILRPYQYWAIEAIAREFEKNNNTIWNNKTDFIKKCGLIWHATGSGKTLTSFKTAQVLIDKNYADKVVFLADRIALTDQTFQNYSDFAKNWSEEVTNSKYTSSLKDFLLNSDKKLHISSHQKINNIAKELSPSEVEKINSKRIVFILDESHRSVFGETAANIKKTFYNSVWMGFTGTPIFEINKKGELHSQIIFGKILHTYTMKNAIIDNNVLGYSFKYVFFNDYNFWKYAYEQDILSELNYDFVKDFWNPNEANEHKKNTKIEKVKQILESDKEFSEDYFSILRFENKNNDDIDKNEKLFEKFLEPNYLDKDDLWLWKHLVVKNILKTWDSFMAKKNMFSAILATNRIEDAIAYFKIFQSYLNKEGGCFYKKIKVSALFDPNESYTGDTEEIEFKRNGVEDILKNYNALFDTNWTIDTFSNYKKDLTIRLAKKGPYQVSSNDNATNFNNDGKDHLDLVIVVNQLLTGFDSKFINTIFFDKNLEEEHLIQAISRTNRVFLNNIKPHGNVVFFNNPFKMYKNLIQALNIYGNIKYADVSIVDFDKDKIFWVVDQINENFNAIKKLFYLWDIPCFESIPSDEEQDNKILIKSQLEQFLLCWIKIYYFTLQLRNLVDTKEEQDFVNENVQITEKERKALEVLVREAKRRFKSIKADKFESPIMGEERLINDYISSFGKDIINKDNIHQFAYSTEKIKRLIKQDNTYELEEEIKKIIFEIKDDEQREWAEHNIDKVTDFLTSQPNEISLENFLEQEVIKQNEYNFKNWCEIIGFSQYFWIRELLNKPKDEIFNFGKNEEIRSIWDCGKYKQYLKELNKENVPTGCIALYKNFQGELEDWSDKLSRKKD; encoded by the coding sequence ATGTTATATAAACCAGAAGAAAATGAAGCTAAATTTGAAGAAAAATTAATTTCTTTATTAAAACATTATGGCTGAGAAAATAGAGACCTTACTTTAAAACAAACCACTAATCAGTTTAATAATTCTGAATTAAATGATGTTTTAAAAAAATATTCTGATAATGTTTTAAAGCGAAAAGATGAACAAAGTTTAATTGAAAATTGAAAAGAAATAATTTATTTTAGAAATAGAGGAGAATTAAAATCAATTCCATTATCTGATTCAGAAATGGAACAAATATTAGATAAAGTTAACAAAAGAAATACAGTTGGTTTAAAAAATCAATTTATCATAAACGGTGAAGTAAGTATTACAAGAGATGCTGGAACAGCAGAGACTAATCCTGATTATGGTAAAACAAAATATTTGAATATATTTTCAAAAACTGATGTAAATCAAGGTAAAACCATTTATCAAATTGCACAACAAGTTGTAGACAAAAGAGCAAATAAGCGTTTTGATATTGTTCTTTTGATTAACGGAATTCCTGTAATACAAATAGAGTTAAAAGGTAAAAATAATTACGCCATAGATGCATTAGGTCAGATAAGGTCATATCATAAAGCCGGTGTGTATAAACAAGGGATTTTTTCACTTATTCAAATGTTTGTAGCAATGGATGAAAATGAAATGTTTTATACATCTAATAAAAATAATGCAGATGATATTGTAAATAAAGACTTTATTTTTAAGTGAACTGACGAAAAAAACGAAAAAATAACTTATTGAAAAGACATTGTACAAAGTTTTTTAAATATTCCAACATCTCACAATTTGATTGGAATATACTCAGCTTCAGATGATAAGGATATAAAAATTTTAAGACCATATCAATATTGAGCCATTGAAGCTATTGCTAGAGAATTTGAAAAGAATAATAATACTATTTGAAATAATAAAACGGACTTTATTAAAAAATGTGGATTAATTTGACATGCAACTGGTTCAGGAAAAACTTTAACTAGTTTTAAGACTGCTCAAGTTTTAATTGATAAAAATTATGCAGATAAAGTAGTTTTTTTAGCTGATAGAATTGCTTTAACTGATCAGACATTTCAAAATTATAGCGACTTTGCAAAAAATTGGAGCGAAGAAGTAACTAATTCTAAATACACTTCTTCTTTAAAGGATTTTCTTTTAAATAGTGATAAAAAATTACACATTAGTTCTCATCAAAAAATAAACAATATTGCTAAAGAACTTTCTCCGAGTGAAGTAGAAAAAATTAATTCAAAAAGAATTGTTTTTATACTAGATGAATCACATAGAAGTGTTTTTGGTGAAACTGCTGCAAATATTAAAAAAACATTTTACAATTCAGTATGAATGGGATTTACTGGAACTCCAATTTTCGAAATTAATAAAAAAGGTGAGCTACATTCACAAATTATCTTTGGGAAAATTCTTCACACTTATACTATGAAAAATGCGATTATTGATAATAACGTTCTGGGTTATAGTTTTAAGTATGTCTTTTTCAATGATTATAATTTTTGGAAATATGCATATGAGCAAGATATTTTAAGTGAATTAAATTATGATTTTGTAAAAGATTTTTGAAATCCAAATGAAGCTAATGAGCATAAAAAAAATACAAAAATAGAAAAAGTAAAACAGATATTAGAGTCAGATAAAGAATTTTCCGAAGATTACTTTAGCATTTTGCGCTTCGAAAATAAAAATAACGATGATATTGATAAAAATGAAAAGTTATTTGAAAAGTTTTTAGAGCCAAATTATCTGGATAAAGATGATCTATGACTTTGAAAACATTTAGTAGTAAAAAATATTTTAAAAACTTGAGATAGTTTTATGGCTAAAAAAAATATGTTTAGCGCTATCTTAGCAACAAATAGAATTGAAGATGCAATTGCATATTTTAAAATTTTTCAGTCATATTTAAATAAAGAAGGTGGTTGTTTCTATAAGAAAATTAAAGTAAGCGCATTATTTGATCCTAACGAATCATATACTGGTGATACTGAAGAAATAGAATTTAAAAGAAATGGAGTTGAGGATATATTAAAAAACTATAATGCTCTTTTTGATACTAATTGAACAATAGATACTTTTAGTAATTACAAAAAAGATCTTACTATAAGATTAGCTAAAAAGGGTCCTTATCAAGTTTCTTCTAACGATAATGCCACAAATTTTAATAATGATGGTAAAGACCATTTAGATTTAGTAATTGTGGTGAATCAATTACTTACTGGTTTTGATTCTAAATTCATAAATACAATTTTCTTTGATAAAAACTTAGAAGAAGAGCACTTAATTCAAGCGATTTCAAGAACTAATAGAGTATTTTTAAACAATATAAAACCTCATGGTAATGTTGTGTTCTTTAATAATCCATTTAAAATGTACAAAAACTTAATTCAAGCTCTTAATATTTATGGAAACATTAAATATGCAGATGTTTCCATTGTAGATTTTGATAAAGATAAAATATTTTGAGTGGTAGACCAAATAAACGAAAACTTTAATGCAATCAAAAAATTGTTTTATTTATGAGATATTCCTTGTTTTGAAAGTATTCCAAGCGATGAAGAACAAGATAATAAAATTCTTATTAAAAGTCAATTAGAACAGTTTTTATTATGCTGAATAAAAATTTACTATTTCACATTACAACTAAGAAATTTAGTAGATACTAAAGAAGAACAAGATTTTGTAAATGAAAATGTGCAGATTACAGAAAAAGAAAGAAAGGCACTTGAAGTTTTAGTTAGAGAAGCAAAAAGAAGATTTAAATCAATAAAAGCTGATAAATTTGAGTCTCCAATTATGGGAGAAGAAAGATTAATTAATGATTATATTTCTTCTTTTGGTAAAGATATTATCAATAAGGATAATATTCATCAATTTGCTTATTCAACAGAAAAAATTAAAAGATTAATAAAGCAAGATAATACATATGAACTAGAAGAAGAAATTAAAAAAATAATTTTTGAAATTAAAGATGATGAGCAAAGAGAATGAGCAGAGCACAACATAGATAAAGTAACTGATTTTCTTACCTCACAACCCAATGAAATTTCATTAGAAAATTTTTTAGAACAAGAAGTTATTAAACAAAATGAATATAATTTTAAAAATTGATGTGAAATTATTGGTTTTTCTCAATATTTTTGAATCAGAGAATTACTTAATAAACCCAAAGATGAAATTTTTAATTTTGGTAAAAACGAAGAAATACGAAGCATATGAGATTGTGGCAAATATAAACAATATTTAAAAGAATTAAATAAAGAAAATGTTCCAACAGGTTGCATAGCCTTATACAAAAATTTTCAAGGAGAACTTGAAGATTGATCAGATAAATTAAGTAGGAAAAAAGATTAA
- a CDS encoding MAGa7180 family putative nuclease: protein MTRKFYNKKEYFVDLEKKEVILEKEFHQKLLNKEFAFNTGFKKIGGSSIGEVLEVDDYSSAFKAFIRLSKLDMPILDTKYIDAGVAIEPLVVAAIEKKLKVKVEVFPPQKYNYDYFKEDPIIGGIPDGFIQEKQLIIEIKTTGEKNFEKWGKNGENLPPKYLKQAQLYAYLKKVDRFAIVATFLKEQDYIDPKNFPIEKRKIQTYSFNVNKEEVEDDIAQIKTWYLEHTSSGVSPKFNSIKDAEILEYLLCENEEQWMNLLEKWRKEGKVKVEID, encoded by the coding sequence ATGACAAGGAAGTTTTATAATAAAAAAGAATACTTTGTGGATTTAGAAAAAAAAGAAGTGATTCTTGAAAAAGAATTTCATCAAAAGCTATTAAACAAAGAATTTGCTTTTAATACAGGATTTAAAAAAATAGGTGGTTCTTCAATCGGAGAGGTTTTAGAAGTTGATGATTATTCTTCAGCTTTTAAAGCTTTTATTAGATTATCAAAATTAGATATGCCTATTTTAGATACCAAATATATTGATGCCGGGGTAGCGATTGAGCCTTTAGTAGTAGCTGCGATTGAGAAAAAATTAAAAGTAAAAGTTGAAGTGTTTCCACCACAAAAATATAACTATGATTATTTTAAAGAAGATCCGATAATTGGCGGTATTCCTGATGGATTTATTCAAGAAAAACAACTTATAATCGAAATTAAGACAACGGGCGAAAAAAACTTTGAAAAATGAGGTAAAAACGGAGAAAATTTACCTCCAAAATACTTAAAACAAGCTCAGTTGTACGCTTACTTAAAAAAGGTAGATAGATTTGCTATTGTAGCAACATTTTTAAAAGAACAAGATTATATAGATCCTAAAAACTTTCCTATTGAAAAAAGAAAAATACAAACATATTCTTTTAATGTTAACAAAGAAGAAGTTGAAGATGATATAGCGCAAATTAAAACTTGATATTTAGAACATACATCTTCTGGTGTTTCTCCAAAATTTAATTCTATAAAAGATGCTGAAATTTTAGAATATTTACTATGTGAAAACGAAGAACAATGAATGAATTTGCTTGAAAAATGAAGAAAAGAAGGTAAAGTTAAAGTAGAAATTGATTAA
- a CDS encoding chromate transporter yields MILVIITSIFLLIIICLIVFGGGQVFMPVFNWFWLFLANQFGTQIDENRIQEIFSITNSTPGVVSLKFAAVTGLVVANNQWWGIFLSIFFYFVFSLPAILLVILGLKVLKKHKNNPRFKKLFSLFKPAIAAIMISLAIQLFISIYFIQIYFNKSMGQYAGYSDVASLKNTFFANWRYYVLLVFVPVYTLASFIMYRKKVPIFFIFLTGLVCSFIVFEPWLA; encoded by the coding sequence ATGATTTTAGTAATAATAACTAGTATTTTTTTACTGATAATTATTTGCTTAATAGTTTTTGGTGGCGGACAAGTTTTTATGCCGGTTTTTAACTGATTTTGACTATTTCTAGCTAATCAGTTTGGAACTCAAATAGATGAAAACAGAATACAAGAAATTTTTTCTATTACAAATTCTACACCAGGAGTTGTTTCATTAAAATTTGCAGCAGTTACTGGATTAGTTGTAGCTAATAATCAATGATGAGGAATATTTTTATCAATATTTTTTTACTTTGTTTTTAGTTTACCAGCAATTTTATTAGTTATTTTAGGTTTAAAAGTTTTAAAAAAACATAAAAATAATCCTAGATTTAAAAAATTGTTTTCTTTATTTAAGCCAGCAATCGCGGCTATTATGATTAGTTTAGCAATTCAATTATTCATTAGTATTTATTTTATTCAAATTTATTTTAATAAATCAATGGGTCAATATGCAGGATATAGTGATGTAGCTTCGTTAAAAAACACTTTTTTTGCAAATTGAAGATATTATGTCTTACTAGTTTTCGTCCCTGTTTATACATTAGCTTCATTTATTATGTACAGAAAAAAAGTACCTATTTTCTTTATTTTCTTAACAGGACTGGTGTGTTCATTTATAGTTTTTGAACCTTGATTAGCATAA